GCTGGCCATTGACCTGGCCCAACAGCAGCCGGACAAGGAAGGGGCCAGCCTGGTACGTATCCAGCGGGAGTCGGAGCGCATCGAGCGGCTAGTGGATGAACTCCTCACCCTTTCCCGCCTGGAAGTGGGGGCCTATCCCCTCCATCTGGAGCCGGTGGATGTGGGGGACCTGCTCCGGGATGTGGCGGCGGATGCGGCCTTTGAAGCAGAGCGGCGCCACTGCCGGGTGAGCCTGGAAGTGGCCGGGGACATGACCGTTTCCGGTTGCCCCGAACTGCTGCTGCGGGCCTTTGAAAACGTAATCCGCAACGCCATCCGCTACACCTTCGACGGTACGGAGGTAGGGGTCCAGGCTCGCCGGGAGGGGGACCGGCTGGTGGTGGAGGTGGCGGACGACGGCCCGGGCATACCGGAGGCCGCCCTCAAATCCATATTCGATCCCTTCGTCCGTTTCCGGGAAGACCGGGGGCGGCGGGATGGGGACGAACAGTCGGGCTACGGCCTGGGCCTGGCCATCACCCAGCAGGTGATTCAGGCCCATGGGGGCACCATCCAGGGGGGCAACCGGCGCAGCGGCGGTCTGGTGATCCGCATCGAATTACCCGTCCGGGAATCGGGAGCGGCAGACCGGGACGAGGTGGGGCAAAGGGCCTGATCCCGGGCAGAAACAGTGGAACTTGGGGCGGAAGCCCGACCGTTTAGCCTGCTGCCGACCGCAACCGCAACTGCAACTGCAACTGCAACTGCAACTGCAACTGCAACCGCAACCGCAACCGCAACCGCAACCGCAACCGCAACCCGCAACCCGCAACCCGCAACCCGCAACCCGCAACCCGCAACCCGCAACCCGCAACCCGCAACCCCAGCCCCCACCGAAAGGGCCGGGGAGAGACGGAAAGCCCGCCTTTCCGTTAAGCTTGCTCCGGCCAGACTTAGGAACGGAATTTTTTACCCCCGTCCGGGTCTTCCCTTCACCATCCCGCGCCGGAATACCCATGCCCCGTTTCCCCGTTCCCCGCCCCCATGGGGCCGCCCCTGCTTCCTTCCATTACGCCTGGGTGGTGGTGGCCGTCACCTTTCTGGTGATGTTGGTAACTGCCGGCACCCGGGCCACCCCCAGTGTGCTCATGGTGCCCCTGGAGCAGGCCTTCGGCTGGAGCCGGAGCACCATTTCCCTGGCCCTTTCCGTGAATCTGGCCCTGTTTGGGCTGGTGGGGC
This sequence is a window from Azospira inquinata. Protein-coding genes within it:
- a CDS encoding HAMP domain-containing sensor histidine kinase, with translation MGRLFWKFFAAILVTQMLTVGAVGFLFWLHEPGRHMLRQMPPPGGEPMPLPGRRPFLFEESHPPPLPPYPGERPPRHRDFPLLPLGVGVVFGLIFAFLLARNMAKPIEGLRRALGAVAKGRFDVRLGPALQGRRDELAQLSRDFDRTAEQLDVLLNSQRRLLHDVSHEIRSPLARIQLAIDLAQQQPDKEGASLVRIQRESERIERLVDELLTLSRLEVGAYPLHLEPVDVGDLLRDVAADAAFEAERRHCRVSLEVAGDMTVSGCPELLLRAFENVIRNAIRYTFDGTEVGVQARREGDRLVVEVADDGPGIPEAALKSIFDPFVRFREDRGRRDGDEQSGYGLGLAITQQVIQAHGGTIQGGNRRSGGLVIRIELPVRESGAADRDEVGQRA